One genomic window of Xanthobacter dioxanivorans includes the following:
- a CDS encoding GcrA family cell cycle regulator: protein MSWNDERVELLKKLWSEGLSASQIASELGEVTRNAVIGKVHRLGLSGRAKTAPAPTRPRAKTGRPEGQEARPQRPATIGNTALAQDLEEAPEEAPAPAPQVTDNVLPMAQRCTIMNLTESTCRWPLGEPGTDSFHFCGGKSNPGMPYCAAHARIAYQPVQDRRRDRRLAYL from the coding sequence GCGCGTCGAACTCTTGAAGAAGCTCTGGAGCGAAGGCCTCTCCGCGAGCCAGATTGCAAGTGAGCTCGGCGAGGTCACCCGCAATGCGGTGATCGGCAAGGTGCACCGGCTCGGCCTGTCCGGACGGGCCAAGACCGCCCCCGCGCCGACCCGCCCCCGCGCCAAGACCGGCCGGCCCGAGGGGCAGGAGGCGCGCCCGCAGCGGCCCGCCACCATCGGCAACACGGCGCTGGCGCAGGACCTGGAGGAGGCACCGGAAGAGGCACCGGCGCCCGCCCCCCAGGTGACGGACAACGTGCTGCCCATGGCGCAGCGCTGCACCATCATGAACCTGACGGAATCCACCTGCCGCTGGCCTCTGGGCGAGCCGGGCACGGACTCGTTCCATTTCTGCGGCGGCAAGAGCAATCCGGGCATGCCCTATTGCGCGGCCCACGCCCGCATCGCCTACCAGCCGGTGCAGGACCGCCGGCGCGACCGGCGCCTCGCTTATCTCTGA